One Streptomyces sp. NBC_00554 DNA segment encodes these proteins:
- a CDS encoding SDR family NAD(P)-dependent oxidoreductase produces MPLKAYDLTGRTAFVTGAASGIGRASAVLLAEAGATVHCADRDAQGLHETATLIKGQGGTAHTHPLDVTDRDQLRQAVRSCERLDVMAAVAGIMHSSPVLETRDEDLDRVLRVNFKGVLYACQEAAHAMIATGTRGSIITMASGAVDTGGPGLLCYGAAKAAVVQLTKTLATEIGPHGIRVNAVAPGWIRTPMTDRHNGEEQAHTEAFMARLSPLGRVGEPEDIAHAVLHLASDASAFTTGQILRPNGGVAMPW; encoded by the coding sequence GGCGTACGACCTCACCGGACGCACCGCATTCGTCACCGGCGCCGCCAGCGGCATCGGCCGCGCTTCCGCCGTACTGCTCGCAGAGGCGGGCGCCACGGTCCACTGCGCCGACCGCGACGCGCAGGGCCTGCATGAGACCGCGACCCTGATCAAGGGTCAGGGCGGCACCGCCCACACCCACCCGCTCGACGTCACCGACCGCGACCAGCTCAGGCAGGCAGTCAGATCCTGCGAACGCCTCGACGTCATGGCAGCGGTCGCCGGGATCATGCACAGCAGCCCCGTCCTGGAGACCAGGGACGAGGACCTCGACCGTGTGCTGAGGGTCAACTTCAAGGGTGTGCTGTACGCCTGCCAGGAAGCGGCCCACGCGATGATCGCGACCGGTACCCGCGGCAGCATCATCACAATGGCCTCGGGCGCCGTCGACACGGGCGGCCCCGGCCTGCTCTGCTACGGCGCCGCGAAGGCAGCGGTCGTCCAGTTGACGAAGACGCTGGCGACCGAGATCGGCCCGCACGGCATCCGTGTCAACGCGGTGGCGCCCGGCTGGATCCGCACCCCGATGACCGACCGGCACAACGGGGAGGAGCAGGCGCACACCGAGGCGTTCATGGCCCGGCTGTCCCCACTGGGCCGCGTCGGCGAACCGGAGGACATCGCCCACGCCGTGCTGCACCTCGCCTCCGACGCCTCGGCGTTCACGACAGGCCAGATCCTCCGGCCCAACGGCGGCGTGGCGATGCCTTGGTAG
- a CDS encoding CinA family protein, with translation MNSLATEVLRLLTVRGETLAVAESLTGGLVATEITAVPGASRAFRGSVTAYATELKHELLGVDATLLAERGAVDPQVAAQMAAGVRKALGADWGIATTGVAGPEPQDGQPVGTVFVAVVGPPDAVFDATGGGKVVPLRLNGGRAEIRMESARSVLALLLKGLAGEQTGNERAQDTEQNGGF, from the coding sequence GTGAATTCCCTGGCCACTGAAGTGCTTCGACTACTCACGGTGAGGGGCGAGACGCTTGCCGTGGCCGAGTCGCTCACCGGTGGCCTGGTGGCGACGGAGATCACAGCGGTGCCTGGGGCGTCCAGGGCGTTCCGGGGCTCCGTGACCGCGTACGCCACCGAGCTCAAGCACGAACTGCTCGGTGTCGACGCCACTCTGCTGGCCGAGCGCGGTGCGGTGGATCCGCAGGTCGCGGCCCAGATGGCGGCCGGAGTGCGGAAGGCTCTCGGTGCGGACTGGGGCATCGCGACGACCGGTGTCGCAGGGCCTGAACCCCAGGACGGACAGCCCGTCGGCACGGTTTTCGTGGCCGTCGTAGGGCCGCCGGACGCGGTATTTGACGCAACTGGTGGCGGGAAAGTCGTACCGCTGCGGTTGAACGGCGGCCGTGCGGAAATCCGTATGGAGAGTGCACGGAGCGTACTCGCACTGCTCTTGAAGGGGCTTGCGGGCGAACAGACCGGGAATGAGCGGGCACAGGATACGGAACAGAACGGGGGGTTTTGA
- a CDS encoding DNA translocase FtsK, which yields MASRQSAAKKPPAKKAAAPTKAPAKKAAAKKAPAKKAAAKKPAPAPAPNPTAGVYKLVRALWLGVAHAVGAMFRGIGRGAKGLDPAHRKDGVALLLLGLALITAAGTWSNLQGPVGDLVEMLVTGAFGRLDLLVPILLGVIAARLIRHPEKPEANGRIVIGLSALVIGVLGQVHIACGAPARSDGMQAIRDAGGLIGWGASTPLTYTMGDVLAVPLLVLLTIFGLLVVTATPVNAIPQRLRLLGQKLGIVQADEDEDGLGEDDERYDEQWREALPARSRRRSRAPEAYDPDSAEQEALTKRRGRPRRPAMQQPDMNRPMDAVDVAAAAAAALDGAVLHGMPPSPLVADLTQGVRVERDGYEETTPVPAARAKAVPGAKRPKQEMLKVEPVVPDLTKAAPDAPRELPPRAEQLQLSGDISYSLPSLDLLERGGPGKTRSAANDAVVASLSNVFMEFKVDAAVTGFTRGPTVTRYEVELGPAVKVERITALAKNIAYAVASPDVRIISPIPGKSAVGIEIPNTDREMVNLGDVLRLADAAEDDHPMLVALGKDVEGGYVMANLAKMPHVLVAGATGSGKSSCINCLITSVMVRATPEDVRMVLVDPKRVELTAYEGIPHLITPIITNPKRAAEALQWVVREMDLRYDDLAAFGYRHIDDFNEAIRNGKVKLPEGSERELSPYPYLLVIVDELADLMMVAPRDVEDSIVRITQLARAAGIHLVLATQRPSVDVVTGLIKANVPSRLAFATSSLADSRVILDQPGAEKLIGKGDGLFLPMGANKPTRMQGAFVTEGEVALIVQHCKDQMAPVFRDDVTVGTKQKKEIDEDIGDDLDLLCQAAELVVSTQFGSTSMLQRKLRVGFAKAGRLMDLMESRGIVGPSEGSKARDVLVKADELDGVLAVIRGEAEA from the coding sequence ATGGCCTCACGTCAGTCCGCAGCCAAGAAGCCGCCCGCGAAGAAGGCGGCCGCTCCGACGAAGGCCCCCGCGAAAAAGGCCGCCGCGAAGAAGGCGCCTGCCAAGAAGGCCGCGGCGAAGAAGCCCGCACCCGCGCCGGCACCCAATCCGACCGCGGGTGTGTACAAACTCGTCCGCGCCCTCTGGCTGGGGGTCGCGCACGCCGTCGGGGCGATGTTCCGTGGCATAGGGCGGGGAGCGAAGGGGCTCGACCCGGCGCACCGCAAGGACGGTGTAGCGCTGCTGCTGCTCGGCCTGGCGCTGATCACCGCCGCGGGAACCTGGTCCAACCTGCAGGGCCCGGTGGGCGATCTCGTCGAGATGCTGGTCACCGGCGCCTTCGGCCGCCTCGACCTGCTGGTCCCGATACTGCTCGGCGTCATCGCGGCCCGGCTCATCCGGCATCCCGAGAAGCCCGAGGCGAACGGCCGCATCGTGATCGGCCTGTCCGCGCTCGTCATCGGAGTGCTGGGCCAGGTCCACATCGCGTGCGGGGCGCCCGCGCGCAGCGACGGCATGCAGGCCATAAGGGACGCCGGAGGGCTCATCGGCTGGGGCGCGTCCACCCCGCTGACGTACACGATGGGCGACGTCCTCGCCGTGCCGCTCCTGGTGCTGCTCACGATCTTCGGCCTGCTCGTCGTCACGGCGACTCCGGTCAACGCGATTCCGCAGCGGCTGCGGCTGCTGGGCCAGAAGCTGGGCATCGTCCAGGCCGACGAGGACGAGGACGGCCTCGGGGAGGACGACGAGCGTTACGACGAGCAGTGGCGCGAGGCGCTCCCCGCGCGCTCCAGGAGGCGCTCTCGCGCCCCTGAGGCGTACGACCCCGACAGCGCCGAGCAGGAGGCGCTCACCAAGCGCCGTGGCCGCCCCAGGCGGCCCGCCATGCAACAGCCCGACATGAACCGGCCGATGGACGCGGTGGACGTCGCCGCGGCCGCCGCTGCCGCGCTCGACGGGGCCGTGCTGCACGGGATGCCGCCCTCGCCGCTGGTCGCCGATCTGACGCAGGGCGTCCGCGTGGAGCGGGACGGGTACGAGGAGACCACGCCGGTGCCGGCCGCGCGTGCCAAGGCCGTCCCTGGGGCCAAGCGGCCCAAGCAGGAGATGCTCAAGGTCGAGCCCGTCGTGCCCGACCTCACCAAGGCTGCGCCCGACGCACCCCGTGAGCTGCCCCCGCGCGCGGAGCAACTCCAGCTCTCCGGCGACATCTCGTACTCCCTGCCGTCGCTCGACCTCCTGGAGCGCGGCGGCCCCGGCAAGACGCGCAGCGCCGCCAACGACGCGGTCGTCGCCTCGCTCTCGAACGTCTTCATGGAGTTCAAGGTCGACGCCGCCGTCACCGGCTTCACGCGCGGTCCGACGGTCACCCGGTACGAGGTCGAGCTCGGCCCCGCCGTGAAGGTCGAGCGGATCACGGCGCTGGCCAAGAACATCGCGTACGCCGTCGCCAGCCCCGACGTCCGGATCATCAGCCCGATCCCCGGCAAGTCGGCGGTCGGCATCGAGATCCCGAACACCGACCGCGAGATGGTCAACCTGGGTGACGTGCTGCGGCTGGCCGACGCCGCCGAGGACGACCACCCGATGCTGGTCGCGCTCGGCAAGGACGTCGAGGGCGGCTATGTGATGGCCAACCTTGCGAAGATGCCGCACGTCCTGGTGGCCGGAGCGACCGGTTCCGGCAAATCGTCATGCATCAACTGCCTGATCACGTCCGTCATGGTGCGCGCGACCCCCGAGGACGTGCGCATGGTCCTCGTCGACCCCAAGCGCGTCGAACTGACCGCGTACGAGGGCATCCCGCACCTGATCACACCGATCATCACCAACCCCAAGCGGGCCGCCGAGGCGCTGCAGTGGGTCGTACGGGAGATGGATCTGCGCTACGACGACCTCGCGGCGTTCGGGTACCGGCACATCGACGACTTCAACGAGGCCATCAGGAACGGCAAGGTGAAGCTGCCCGAGGGCAGTGAGCGCGAGCTGAGCCCGTACCCGTATCTGCTGGTGATCGTCGACGAGCTCGCGGACCTGATGATGGTCGCGCCGCGGGACGTCGAGGACTCCATCGTGCGCATCACGCAGCTCGCGCGTGCGGCCGGCATCCACCTGGTGCTGGCCACGCAGCGGCCGTCCGTCGATGTCGTCACCGGTCTGATCAAGGCGAACGTGCCGTCCCGGCTCGCCTTCGCCACCTCCTCGCTCGCCGACAGCCGCGTCATCCTCGACCAGCCGGGTGCCGAGAAGCTGATCGGCAAGGGCGACGGGCTGTTCCTGCCGATGGGGGCCAACAAGCCGACCCGTATGCAGGGCGCCTTCGTGACCGAGGGCGAGGTCGCGTTGATCGTGCAGCACTGCAAGGACCAGATGGCGCCGGTCTTCCGGGACGACGTCACGGTGGGCACCAAGCAGAAGAAGGAGATCGACGAGGACATCGGCGACGACCTCGACCTGCTGTGCCAGGCCGCCGAACTGGTCGTCTCCACCCAGTTCGGGTCCACCTCGATGCTCCAGCGCAAGCTGCGCGTCGGCTTCGCCAAGGCGGGGCGCCTGATGGACCTCATGGAGTCCCGCGGCATCGTCGGACCGAGCGAGGGCTCCAAGGCGCGTGACGTTCTTGTGAAGGCTGATGAGCTGGATGGAGTGCTCGCCGTGATTCGTGGGGAAGCTGAAGCGTAG
- a CDS encoding Dps family protein → MYVVKSSLSDADLKTVSEALQGALVDLIDLSLVAKQIHWNVVGPRFRSVHLQLDEVVDTARLHSDTVAERASTLGVSPDGRAATVASSSGIGSTPEGWVKDTDAVGALVDALSAVITRMRERVAATGDPDPVSQDIFIGITADLEKHHWMFQAENVQAENR, encoded by the coding sequence ATGTACGTCGTCAAAAGCTCGCTGTCCGACGCGGACCTGAAGACCGTGTCCGAGGCACTGCAGGGCGCACTGGTCGACTTGATCGACCTCTCCCTCGTGGCGAAGCAGATCCACTGGAACGTGGTCGGACCGCGCTTCCGCTCCGTCCACCTCCAGCTCGACGAGGTCGTGGACACCGCCCGCCTGCACTCCGACACCGTGGCGGAGCGGGCCTCGACTCTGGGCGTCTCGCCCGACGGGCGGGCCGCGACCGTGGCCTCCAGCAGCGGCATCGGCTCGACTCCCGAGGGCTGGGTCAAGGACACCGACGCCGTAGGGGCGCTCGTGGACGCGCTGAGCGCGGTGATCACGCGGATGCGGGAACGGGTGGCGGCGACCGGGGACCCGGATCCGGTGAGCCAGGACATCTTCATCGGGATCACGGCGGATCTGGAGAAGCACCATTGGATGTTCCAGGCGGAGAACGTCCAGGCGGAGAACCGGTGA
- a CDS encoding two-component system response regulator, whose amino-acid sequence MVQKAKILLVDDRPENLLALEAILSALDQTLVRASSGEEALKALLTDDFAVILLDVQMPGMDGFETAAHIKRRERTRDIPIIFLTAINHGPHHTFRGYAAGAVDYISKPFDPWVLRAKVSVFVELYMKNCQLREQAALLRLQLEGGGKATLGEAKEPAGLLAELSARLAAVEEQAEALSKQLDDDSADAAAVATAAHLERKLTGLRRALDALEPGTGSGAASVPSQN is encoded by the coding sequence ATGGTGCAGAAGGCCAAGATCCTCCTGGTCGATGACCGGCCGGAGAATCTGCTGGCGCTGGAGGCGATCCTCTCCGCGCTCGATCAGACACTGGTGCGGGCATCGTCCGGGGAGGAAGCGCTCAAAGCACTACTCACGGACGACTTCGCGGTCATTTTGCTGGACGTCCAGATGCCGGGCATGGACGGTTTCGAAACCGCCGCGCACATCAAGCGGCGAGAACGGACCCGGGACATCCCGATCATCTTCCTCACCGCCATCAACCATGGCCCGCATCACACCTTCCGGGGATATGCGGCAGGTGCGGTGGACTACATCTCCAAGCCGTTCGACCCATGGGTGCTGCGCGCGAAGGTCTCCGTCTTCGTCGAGCTCTACATGAAGAACTGCCAACTCCGGGAGCAGGCGGCGCTGCTGCGGCTCCAGTTGGAGGGTGGCGGCAAGGCGACGCTGGGCGAGGCCAAGGAGCCCGCCGGGCTGCTCGCCGAACTCTCCGCGCGGCTCGCGGCCGTTGAGGAGCAGGCAGAGGCGCTGTCCAAGCAGCTCGACGACGACTCGGCGGACGCGGCGGCGGTGGCGACCGCGGCCCATCTCGAACGCAAACTCACGGGGTTGCGCAGGGCGCTGGACGCGTTGGAGCCGGGTACGGGGAGTGGCGCGGCTTCGGTGCCGTCGCAGAACTGA
- the rimO gene encoding 30S ribosomal protein S12 methylthiotransferase RimO codes for MPERRTVALVTLGCARNEVDSEELAGRLEADGWQLVEDAEDADVAVVNTCGFVEAAKKDSVDALLEANDLKGHGRTQAVVAVGCMAERYGKELAEALPEADGVLGFDDYADISDRLQTILNGGIHAAHTPRDRRKLLPISPAERQSAGEEVALPGHGAPSDLPEGVAPESGPRAPLRRRLDGSPVASVKLASGCDRRCSFCAIPSFRGSFISRRPSDVLNETRWLAEQGVKEVMLVSENNTSYGKDLGDIRLLETMLPELAEIEGIERVRVSYLQPAEMRPGLIDVLTSTPNIAPYFDLSFQHSAPDVLRAMRRFGDTDRFLELLDTIRSKAPQAGVRSNFIVGFPGETEADLAELERFLTGARLDAIGVFGYSDEDGTEAATYEHKLDEDVVAERLARVSRLAEELVSQRAEERVGETVHVLVESVDSPEGAFGRAEHQAPETDGQVLFTSSEGLTVGRIVEAKVVGTEGVDLVAEPLLGSLPCTEEAGR; via the coding sequence ATGCCTGAACGCCGTACCGTCGCACTCGTCACCCTTGGCTGCGCCCGTAACGAGGTGGACTCGGAGGAGCTCGCAGGCCGCTTGGAGGCGGACGGCTGGCAACTCGTGGAGGACGCCGAGGACGCGGACGTAGCCGTCGTCAACACCTGTGGCTTCGTCGAGGCCGCCAAGAAGGACTCCGTCGACGCCCTCCTCGAAGCCAATGATCTCAAGGGCCACGGGAGAACCCAGGCCGTCGTGGCCGTGGGCTGCATGGCCGAGCGGTACGGCAAGGAGCTCGCCGAGGCGCTGCCCGAGGCCGACGGCGTACTCGGCTTCGACGACTACGCCGACATCTCCGACCGCCTCCAGACCATCCTGAACGGCGGCATCCACGCCGCGCACACCCCGCGCGACCGCCGCAAGCTGCTGCCGATCAGCCCGGCCGAGCGGCAGAGCGCGGGCGAAGAGGTGGCTCTTCCCGGCCACGGTGCTCCCTCGGACCTTCCTGAGGGCGTCGCGCCCGAGTCCGGCCCCCGTGCGCCCCTGCGGCGCCGTCTCGACGGCTCGCCCGTCGCCTCGGTGAAGCTCGCCTCGGGCTGCGACCGGCGCTGCTCCTTCTGCGCCATCCCGTCCTTCCGCGGTTCGTTCATCTCGCGCCGCCCGAGCGACGTGCTCAACGAGACCCGCTGGCTGGCCGAGCAGGGCGTCAAGGAGGTCATGCTGGTCTCCGAGAACAACACCTCGTACGGCAAGGACCTCGGCGACATCCGCCTCCTGGAGACGATGCTGCCCGAGCTGGCGGAGATCGAGGGCATCGAGCGCGTGCGGGTCAGCTACCTGCAGCCGGCCGAGATGCGTCCCGGACTCATCGACGTCCTCACCTCGACGCCGAACATCGCGCCCTACTTCGACCTCTCCTTCCAGCACTCCGCGCCCGACGTGCTGCGCGCGATGCGGCGCTTCGGTGACACCGACCGCTTCCTGGAGCTGCTCGACACGATCCGTTCCAAGGCCCCGCAGGCCGGTGTGCGGTCCAACTTCATCGTGGGCTTCCCGGGCGAGACCGAGGCCGACCTCGCGGAGCTGGAGCGCTTCCTCACGGGTGCGCGGCTCGACGCGATCGGTGTCTTCGGGTACTCGGACGAGGACGGCACCGAGGCGGCGACGTACGAGCACAAGCTCGACGAGGACGTCGTCGCCGAGCGGCTCGCGCGTGTCTCCCGGCTGGCCGAGGAGCTTGTCTCGCAGCGGGCCGAGGAGCGCGTCGGGGAGACCGTGCACGTCCTTGTGGAGTCGGTCGACTCGCCGGAAGGCGCCTTCGGGCGCGCCGAGCACCAGGCGCCCGAGACGGACGGCCAGGTGCTGTTCACGAGCAGCGAAGGTTTGACGGTCGGCCGTATCGTCGAGGCCAAGGTGGTCGGTACGGAAGGTGTCGACCTGGTGGCCGAGCCGCTCCTGGGCTCGCTCCCGTGTACTGAGGAGGCGGGCAGATGA
- a CDS encoding RodZ domain-containing protein, which yields MSIGNSPDGNPPEDERPFEDDRAAEQPSIGRALRQARVEAGLTVDDVSNATRVRIAIVHSIEQDDFAPCGGDVYARGHIRTLARAVHIDPAPLLARYDAEHGGRPAPTPAAPLFEAERIRPERRGPNWTAAMVAAIVAVIGFVGFTVVKGGDSGSDAKTQVAEGSTPTASKPAPKPTVTKPADPKPSDSAIAAAPQDKVTVQVSAPDGRSWISAKDHNGRLLFDGLLEQGQSKTFQDQEKIDLVLGDAGAIQLHVNGKEIKDEFQPGQVERLTYTKGDPEVG from the coding sequence GTGTCCATCGGCAATTCCCCCGACGGCAACCCCCCCGAAGACGAGCGTCCGTTCGAAGACGACCGTGCGGCAGAGCAGCCTTCGATCGGCCGTGCCCTGCGGCAGGCCCGTGTCGAAGCCGGGCTGACGGTCGATGACGTCAGCAATGCCACTCGGGTCCGTATCGCCATCGTGCACTCGATCGAGCAGGACGACTTCGCCCCCTGCGGTGGCGATGTCTACGCGCGCGGTCACATCCGGACCCTGGCACGCGCCGTCCATATTGATCCGGCCCCGCTGCTCGCGCGCTACGACGCCGAGCACGGCGGTCGCCCCGCGCCGACGCCGGCCGCACCGCTCTTCGAGGCGGAACGTATCCGTCCCGAGCGGCGCGGACCGAACTGGACCGCCGCCATGGTCGCCGCGATCGTCGCGGTGATCGGCTTCGTCGGTTTCACCGTGGTCAAGGGCGGCGACAGCGGGAGCGACGCGAAGACGCAGGTCGCCGAGGGGTCCACGCCGACCGCCAGCAAACCTGCGCCCAAGCCGACCGTCACCAAGCCCGCCGACCCGAAGCCGTCCGACAGCGCCATCGCGGCCGCCCCGCAGGACAAGGTGACCGTCCAGGTGAGCGCCCCCGACGGGCGCAGCTGGATCTCCGCCAAGGACCACAACGGGCGGCTGCTCTTCGACGGTCTCCTGGAGCAGGGCCAGTCCAAGACCTTCCAGGACCAGGAGAAGATCGATCTGGTCCTGGGTGACGCCGGCGCCATCCAGCTGCACGTGAACGGCAAGGAAATCAAGGACGAGTTCCAGCCCGGCCAGGTCGAACGCCTGACGTACACGAAGGGCGACCCCGAGGTCGGATAA
- the pgsA gene encoding CDP-diacylglycerol--glycerol-3-phosphate 3-phosphatidyltransferase, which produces MTGVPASAAGGSPSTKGAAGAPGAPGGAKPVRAGKLGAAAVNQASLWNIANILTMIRLVLVPGFVALMLADGGYDPAMRAWAWAAFAVAMITDIFDGHLARTYNLVTDFGKIADPIADKAIMGAALICLSYLGDLPWWVTGVILGRELGITLLRFVVIRYGVIPASRGGKLKTLVQGTAVGMYVLALTGPLATLRWWVMAVAVVLTVVTGLDYVRQAIVLRRSGIAERLAAAQEAER; this is translated from the coding sequence ATGACCGGAGTCCCGGCATCCGCGGCGGGCGGCTCCCCCAGCACGAAAGGTGCGGCGGGCGCTCCCGGCGCTCCGGGGGGCGCCAAGCCGGTGCGGGCCGGGAAGCTGGGCGCTGCGGCCGTCAACCAGGCCAGCCTCTGGAACATCGCCAACATCCTGACCATGATCCGGCTCGTCCTCGTGCCCGGCTTCGTGGCCCTGATGCTGGCCGACGGCGGGTACGACCCCGCCATGCGCGCGTGGGCCTGGGCGGCCTTCGCCGTCGCCATGATCACCGACATCTTCGACGGCCATCTGGCGCGCACGTACAACCTCGTCACCGATTTCGGGAAGATCGCCGACCCCATCGCCGACAAGGCGATCATGGGTGCGGCGCTGATCTGTCTGTCCTATCTCGGAGATCTGCCGTGGTGGGTGACGGGGGTGATCCTCGGGCGTGAGCTCGGGATCACCCTGCTGCGTTTCGTGGTGATCCGTTACGGGGTCATCCCGGCGAGCCGCGGCGGCAAGCTGAAGACGCTGGTGCAGGGCACGGCGGTCGGGATGTACGTCCTGGCGCTGACAGGCCCGCTGGCCACCCTGAGATGGTGGGTGATGGCCGTGGCGGTCGTCCTGACCGTGGTCACCGGGCTCGACTATGTGAGACAGGCCATTGTGCTCCGCAGGAGCGGAATCGCCGAGCGCCTGGCGGCCGCCCAGGAGGCGGAGCGGTGA
- a CDS encoding helix-turn-helix domain-containing protein: protein MILLRRLLGDVLRRQRQRQGRTLREVSSSARVSLGYLSEVERGQKEASSELLSAICDALDVRMSELMREVSDELALAELARSAAATEPVPAPVRRPMLNSVSVTGVPPERVTIKAPAEAVDVVAA, encoded by the coding sequence ATGATTCTGCTCCGTCGCCTGCTTGGTGACGTGCTGCGTCGGCAGCGCCAGCGCCAGGGCCGTACTCTGCGCGAAGTCTCCTCGTCCGCCCGAGTCTCACTCGGCTATCTCTCCGAGGTGGAGCGGGGGCAGAAGGAGGCATCCTCCGAGCTGCTCTCCGCGATCTGCGACGCGTTGGACGTACGGATGTCCGAGCTCATGCGGGAAGTGAGCGACGAGCTCGCTCTCGCCGAGCTGGCACGGTCGGCTGCGGCCACCGAACCGGTGCCCGCACCGGTGCGTCGCCCGATGCTCAATTCCGTCTCGGTGACCGGTGTGCCACCGGAACGGGTCACGATCAAGGCGCCTGCCGAGGCTGTCGACGTCGTCGCCGCCTGA